In Fibrobacter sp. UWB10, a single window of DNA contains:
- a CDS encoding polysaccharide biosynthesis tyrosine autokinase, producing the protein MEPNNQYNSVGNSSSAKNNKDDDEIDILEVLSLLLKHKFFLACCIVAGCALGFLASNWMRPQYTSDALLQIDVKGNKAGKAMGEMGALLDVASPAEAEIELLKSRMVLTYVVEQERLCFNAFPKGAIDRLLHTEGRMDLEDLYIPEIARIEKWTAEVVGEDEFAVYTPEGVKLLQGKVGESLSAPYGGDTLRIHVKHLLARPGQQFVIAQSEPLDAVRGLVKKLDVAEKGKQTGIIGVSYTDRYADKAASVLNTIANIYLRQNVEMRSAEAEKTLEFLESQLPGVKAKLDSSEKKLADYRLKIGSVDMTGETRSHLEKVAQLEKQILELDQQRQEATRLFKEEHPAVQTIVQQQSRLRSELSRLKKSAENMPRTQQDVMSLQEEVAVNNAQYTAMLNNIQQLRVVRAGEVGNVRIVDYAQIERAPSKPNKKLIFAGCVGGAFLLGALLIYLLQMTKRGVRSSLEIERETGISVYAKIPKAENAILLKRNKGKNTKPLVEDDPDSPSSEALRSLYTAIEFATTDLRVMMVTGMIPGVGKSFVSKNVSALFAGSGKKTLLIDADMRRGVVYSHRKQGLGDVLEGKCSLDNAVADSITKNLYVLGAGKTDVSPSELLRGETFKNLLEEAKSKFDIVIVDTPPLELVTDSELIYPIVDFALFVLHYGKHSMDQIKESMMKLDRCCEGKARAFVMNHCESDGHGYGYGSYGYGKYSYYGKDKKKK; encoded by the coding sequence ATGGAACCAAACAATCAGTATAATTCAGTGGGAAATTCTTCCTCAGCTAAGAACAATAAGGACGATGACGAAATCGATATCCTCGAAGTTCTTAGTTTGCTGTTGAAGCATAAATTCTTTTTAGCTTGTTGTATCGTTGCTGGCTGTGCGCTTGGTTTCTTGGCTTCGAACTGGATGCGCCCGCAATATACGAGCGATGCTCTTTTGCAGATTGATGTGAAGGGAAATAAGGCTGGTAAGGCCATGGGTGAAATGGGTGCCCTTTTGGATGTGGCATCTCCGGCCGAAGCTGAAATTGAACTTTTGAAGAGCCGCATGGTTCTGACTTATGTTGTTGAACAAGAACGCCTGTGCTTTAATGCCTTCCCGAAGGGTGCAATCGATCGCTTGCTCCATACGGAAGGTCGCATGGATCTTGAAGACCTTTACATTCCTGAAATTGCCCGCATTGAAAAGTGGACTGCAGAAGTTGTCGGTGAAGATGAATTTGCCGTGTATACGCCTGAAGGTGTAAAGCTTTTGCAGGGTAAGGTGGGTGAGTCGCTGTCGGCCCCTTATGGTGGCGATACGCTTAGAATCCACGTGAAGCACTTGCTCGCAAGACCGGGTCAGCAGTTCGTAATTGCGCAGTCCGAACCGCTAGATGCAGTCCGAGGCTTGGTCAAGAAACTTGATGTGGCCGAAAAGGGTAAGCAGACGGGTATCATTGGTGTGTCCTATACGGATCGCTATGCTGACAAGGCTGCATCTGTCTTGAACACCATCGCAAATATCTACCTGCGCCAGAATGTGGAAATGCGCAGTGCCGAAGCTGAAAAGACTTTGGAATTCCTTGAATCGCAGTTGCCTGGTGTTAAGGCCAAGTTGGACAGTTCTGAAAAGAAACTGGCTGACTATCGTCTGAAAATCGGTTCTGTGGACATGACGGGTGAAACTAGGTCGCACTTGGAAAAAGTGGCTCAACTTGAAAAACAGATTCTGGAATTGGATCAGCAGCGTCAAGAAGCGACCCGTTTGTTCAAAGAAGAACACCCTGCTGTCCAGACGATTGTGCAACAGCAGAGCCGTTTGCGTTCGGAACTTTCGAGGCTCAAAAAGTCTGCTGAAAATATGCCTCGTACTCAGCAAGACGTGATGAGCTTGCAGGAAGAAGTGGCTGTGAACAATGCTCAGTACACGGCAATGCTTAACAACATCCAGCAGCTCCGCGTGGTGCGTGCCGGTGAAGTCGGTAACGTGCGTATTGTGGACTATGCTCAGATTGAACGTGCGCCTTCTAAGCCGAACAAGAAGCTTATCTTTGCCGGTTGTGTTGGCGGCGCATTCCTTTTGGGTGCCTTGCTGATTTACTTGTTGCAGATGACCAAGCGCGGTGTGCGCAGCTCTCTTGAAATTGAACGTGAAACGGGTATTAGCGTTTACGCCAAGATTCCGAAGGCTGAAAATGCAATTCTCTTGAAGCGCAATAAGGGTAAGAATACCAAGCCTTTGGTGGAAGATGATCCCGATTCTCCATCAAGCGAAGCGCTCCGTTCTCTTTATACGGCTATTGAATTTGCAACGACCGATTTGCGCGTCATGATGGTGACGGGTATGATTCCGGGCGTGGGCAAGTCCTTTGTTTCTAAGAATGTTTCTGCCCTTTTTGCTGGCTCTGGCAAGAAGACTTTGCTCATCGATGCTGACATGCGTCGCGGCGTGGTGTACAGCCACCGCAAGCAGGGCCTGGGCGATGTGCTCGAAGGCAAGTGCTCTCTGGATAACGCTGTGGCCGATTCCATTACCAAGAACCTGTATGTGCTTGGTGCCGGTAAGACCGACGTTTCTCCTAGCGAACTCTTGCGCGGCGAAACCTTCAAGAACCTTTTGGAAGAAGCCAAGTCCAAGTTTGATATTGTTATCGTGGACACGCCTCCTCTGGAACTCGTAACCGATTCCGAACTCATTTACCCGATTGTGGACTTCGCCTTGTTCGTGCTCCATTACGGCAAGCATTCCATGGACCAGATTAAGGAATCCATGATGAAGCTGGATCGTTGCTGCGAAGGCAAGGCCCGCGCGTTCGTGATGAACCATTGCGAATCTGACGGCCATGGATATGGCTATGGCAGCTATGGTTACGGTAAGTACAGCTATTACGGTAAAGACAAAAAGAAAAAGTAA
- the cimA gene encoding citramalate synthase → MKVFLYDTTLRDGNQDRKISLSLADKLQIARILDHFGFDYIEGGWPNPSNPTDEEFFQKIKEVKLKHAKIAAFGSTRRPKVLPEKDPLLQALVKSGAPVKTIFGKSWDLHVTDVIRTTLEENLDMIESSVAYLKEHSEEVIYDAEHFFDGYKANPQYALETLRAAELGHADFIVLCDTNGGTMPWELEEIVKDVKKHVSTPIGIHVHNDAGLGVCNSIYAVKSGATMVQGVVNGYGERCGNANLTTIAADLHFKMGAKFFAAKKIARLRQLSSNVDQIVNLPSDAHAPYVGDAAFAHKGGAHIDGVMKVSRSFEHIDPHAVGNDRVFVTSDQAGGSLVVEKLKAIKPGIDKKDPVVASLLSLIKERENAGWHFDSAEASFKMLVYRHLGMVKEPFKVLNYRVIEDKTPQGVSVSQATVKLQIGDKISHQVSEGDGPVNALDAALRKALLPFFPNMAKVKLDDYKVRVLGSKVASDATVRVWTTFGDEKGYWNVVGVSSNIIEASWMAFVDGLTYKILVDDKVIESAYKHLDVKPVEPVKAKEEAAPEKAKKLTARKVRNLAGVSRKK, encoded by the coding sequence ATGAAAGTTTTTCTCTACGACACGACTCTCCGCGACGGTAACCAGGACCGTAAAATCAGCCTTTCTCTTGCAGACAAGCTGCAGATTGCGCGCATTCTGGACCATTTCGGCTTTGACTACATCGAAGGCGGCTGGCCGAATCCCAGCAACCCCACCGACGAAGAATTCTTCCAGAAGATTAAGGAAGTCAAGCTGAAGCATGCGAAGATTGCTGCCTTTGGTTCTACTCGTCGCCCCAAGGTGTTGCCTGAAAAGGACCCGCTGTTGCAGGCTCTTGTAAAGTCTGGCGCTCCGGTGAAGACTATTTTCGGTAAGAGCTGGGACCTGCATGTGACCGACGTGATTCGCACGACGCTCGAAGAAAACCTCGACATGATCGAGTCTTCTGTGGCATACCTCAAGGAACATTCCGAAGAGGTGATTTACGATGCCGAACATTTCTTTGACGGCTACAAGGCGAACCCGCAGTATGCTCTGGAAACTCTGAGAGCTGCAGAACTGGGCCATGCCGACTTTATCGTGCTTTGCGATACCAATGGCGGTACCATGCCGTGGGAACTCGAAGAGATTGTGAAGGACGTGAAGAAACACGTTTCTACGCCGATTGGAATTCATGTGCATAACGATGCCGGCCTTGGCGTGTGCAACAGCATTTACGCTGTGAAGAGCGGTGCGACCATGGTGCAGGGCGTGGTGAACGGTTACGGTGAACGTTGTGGTAACGCAAACCTCACGACCATCGCTGCCGACCTCCATTTCAAAATGGGTGCCAAGTTCTTTGCTGCCAAGAAGATTGCTCGCCTCCGCCAGTTGAGCAGCAATGTGGACCAGATTGTGAACCTTCCGAGTGATGCTCACGCCCCGTATGTAGGCGATGCTGCCTTTGCCCATAAGGGTGGCGCTCATATCGATGGCGTCATGAAGGTGTCTCGCAGCTTTGAACACATTGACCCGCATGCTGTGGGTAACGACCGCGTGTTTGTGACCAGCGACCAGGCCGGAGGCTCTCTCGTTGTCGAAAAGCTCAAGGCTATTAAGCCGGGCATCGACAAGAAGGATCCGGTGGTGGCAAGTCTGCTTTCTTTGATCAAGGAACGCGAAAATGCCGGATGGCATTTCGACAGCGCCGAAGCAAGCTTCAAGATGCTTGTGTACCGCCACTTGGGCATGGTCAAGGAACCGTTCAAGGTGTTGAACTACCGCGTTATTGAAGACAAGACCCCGCAGGGTGTTTCTGTTTCGCAGGCCACAGTTAAGCTCCAGATTGGCGACAAGATTAGCCATCAGGTGAGCGAAGGCGATGGCCCGGTGAACGCTTTGGATGCCGCCCTCCGCAAGGCTTTGCTCCCGTTCTTCCCGAACATGGCGAAGGTCAAGCTCGACGACTATAAGGTGCGCGTGCTCGGTTCCAAGGTTGCCTCTGATGCGACGGTTCGCGTGTGGACAACCTTCGGCGATGAAAAGGGCTACTGGAATGTGGTGGGCGTTTCGAGCAACATCATCGAAGCTTCTTGGATGGCTTTTGTTGATGGCTTGACCTATAAGATTCTGGTGGACGATAAAGTCATCGAAAGCGCATACAAGCATTTGGACGTGAAGCCTGTTGAACCGGTCAAGGCAAAAGAAGAGGCTGCGCCTGAGAAAGCGAAAAAATTGACTGCTCGCAAGGTTCGTAATCTCGCGGGTGTTTCAAGGAAAAAGTAA
- the hisD gene encoding histidinol dehydrogenase produces the protein MQIVKVTPKSAEIERICGREVAPSREIHDKVLSILADIKKGGIAKATEYAQKFDGLKGKNIRVPASAIAKSAAKCPKELQKALKQAIKNVRDFHKNQMEESWLMEGADGVVLGQRIRPMKRVGLYVPGGAGIYPSTVIMNAVPALVAGVQDIVVVTPIKGEINRAVAFVLQELGIDEVYHIGGAQAIGLLAYGAKDAKGKTVVERVDKIVGPGNVFAAIAKKEVFGVVDIDMVAGPSEVLVMADNTCDPDFVAADLLSQAEHGSGFEAAICITDNMETAQMISACVDVQVENSPKRELLEKVLGNFGRILVVKDWFDGVEIANRIAPEHLEVMTAEAESMAAQIENAGAVFIGPWSSEPVGDYFAGPNHVLPTNGTGRFFSPLGVYDFLKRMSIIRYSEKAIKKNAKAIAAVATEEGFIHHAAAVLKRL, from the coding sequence ATGCAAATTGTAAAAGTTACTCCGAAATCTGCTGAAATTGAACGCATTTGCGGGCGCGAAGTCGCTCCGTCTAGGGAAATTCACGACAAGGTGTTGAGCATTCTTGCCGACATCAAGAAGGGTGGCATTGCGAAGGCTACTGAATACGCCCAGAAGTTCGACGGCCTCAAGGGCAAGAACATTCGCGTGCCGGCTTCCGCCATTGCAAAGTCTGCTGCCAAGTGCCCCAAGGAACTCCAAAAGGCCCTGAAGCAGGCCATCAAGAACGTTCGTGACTTCCACAAGAACCAGATGGAAGAATCTTGGCTGATGGAAGGTGCCGACGGCGTGGTGCTCGGCCAGCGCATTCGTCCGATGAAGCGCGTGGGCCTTTATGTGCCGGGTGGTGCAGGCATTTATCCGAGTACCGTGATTATGAATGCGGTTCCGGCTCTCGTAGCTGGCGTGCAAGACATCGTGGTGGTGACCCCGATTAAGGGCGAAATCAACCGCGCTGTGGCCTTTGTGCTGCAAGAACTCGGTATTGATGAAGTCTACCACATTGGTGGCGCTCAGGCTATCGGCTTGCTCGCTTATGGCGCTAAGGATGCCAAGGGCAAGACTGTTGTGGAACGCGTCGACAAGATTGTGGGCCCGGGTAACGTGTTTGCTGCCATCGCCAAGAAAGAAGTCTTTGGCGTTGTCGATATTGACATGGTCGCAGGCCCCTCCGAAGTGCTCGTAATGGCTGACAACACTTGCGATCCGGACTTTGTCGCTGCTGACCTTTTGAGCCAGGCTGAACACGGTTCCGGCTTTGAAGCTGCTATCTGCATTACCGACAACATGGAAACCGCCCAGATGATTTCTGCCTGCGTCGATGTGCAGGTCGAAAATTCTCCGAAGCGTGAACTTCTCGAAAAGGTGCTCGGCAACTTTGGCCGCATCTTGGTGGTGAAGGACTGGTTCGACGGCGTGGAAATCGCCAACCGTATTGCTCCAGAACACTTGGAAGTGATGACTGCTGAAGCTGAATCCATGGCTGCTCAGATTGAAAATGCTGGCGCCGTGTTTATCGGTCCGTGGTCCAGCGAACCGGTGGGTGACTACTTTGCCGGCCCGAACCACGTGCTGCCTACCAACGGAACGGGCCGCTTCTTCAGCCCGCTCGGCGTGTACGACTTCTTGAAGCGCATGAGCATCATCCGCTACAGCGAAAAGGCCATCAAGAAGAATGCGAAGGCAATTGCTGCCGTCGCTACCGAAGAAGGCTTTATCCATCACGCTGCAGCTGTGCTGAAGCGCCTCTAA
- a CDS encoding ABC transporter ATP-binding protein, which produces MSSLLETVDLRREFSETGEKLEILKGVNFSMEEGELVALTGSSGSGKSTFLNLVGMLDTPTSGEILFKGKALSKFNDSERDRYHRVQVGFVFQFHHLLSEFTAIENVCVPGRILGTSEKECRERAAMLLETVGLKDRLKHLPRELSGGERQRVAIARALMNHPDLVLADEPSGNLDEANSAMLNELIGELNEKFNQAFLIVTHDEKLASFAKRRVVMHGGVIQ; this is translated from the coding sequence ATGAGTAGTTTGCTTGAAACAGTTGACCTCCGTCGAGAATTCTCTGAAACGGGCGAAAAGCTTGAAATCCTCAAGGGCGTGAACTTCTCGATGGAAGAAGGCGAACTTGTGGCCCTTACGGGTTCTTCGGGTTCGGGTAAGTCGACCTTCTTGAATTTGGTGGGAATGCTTGATACACCGACTTCTGGCGAAATCCTTTTTAAGGGCAAGGCGCTTTCCAAGTTTAACGATTCTGAACGCGACCGCTACCATCGTGTACAGGTGGGGTTTGTGTTCCAGTTCCATCACCTGTTGAGCGAATTTACCGCGATTGAAAACGTGTGCGTGCCGGGCCGCATTCTTGGAACGTCTGAAAAGGAATGCCGTGAACGCGCTGCAATGCTTTTGGAAACGGTGGGACTCAAGGACCGCCTCAAGCACTTGCCGCGTGAACTTTCCGGTGGTGAACGCCAGCGTGTGGCTATTGCCCGTGCGCTCATGAACCATCCGGACTTGGTGCTGGCTGACGAACCGAGCGGTAACTTGGATGAAGCAAATTCCGCGATGCTGAACGAATTGATTGGCGAACTTAACGAAAAGTTTAATCAGGCTTTCTTGATTGTGACGCACGACGAAAAATTGGCTAGTTTTGCAAAACGCCGTGTTGTAATGCATGGCGGCGTCATTCAGTAG
- a CDS encoding nucleoside monophosphate kinase, producing MAKIPAVLIFGAPGSGKGTVGAKLAATTSLKHISTGDIFRGIAPSSESGKLLASYSSKGLLVPDEATVEIFGRFIEGLINTNKVNPDKDTLLLDGIPRTVAQVKLIESVVDVKHIFVLDIKDEKTIVARLLNRAKIEGRKDDADEAVIKNRLKVYKESTAKVLGKYSKSIISRINGDNTPDEVFCDTLAAYVKFCKASNKTAKAKKPAAKKAKK from the coding sequence ATGGCTAAAATTCCTGCAGTTCTTATCTTTGGCGCACCGGGTTCCGGCAAGGGTACCGTTGGCGCAAAGCTCGCTGCTACTACGTCCCTCAAGCACATTTCCACGGGTGACATCTTCCGTGGCATTGCTCCTTCCAGCGAATCTGGCAAGCTCCTCGCTTCTTATTCCAGCAAGGGCCTCTTGGTTCCGGACGAAGCCACTGTCGAAATTTTCGGCCGTTTCATCGAAGGCCTCATCAATACGAACAAGGTGAACCCGGATAAGGATACCCTCCTCCTCGACGGTATTCCTCGCACGGTTGCTCAGGTCAAGCTCATCGAATCCGTGGTCGACGTGAAGCACATCTTCGTGCTCGACATCAAGGACGAAAAGACCATCGTAGCCCGTCTCCTCAACCGCGCGAAAATCGAAGGCCGCAAGGACGACGCCGACGAAGCCGTGATCAAGAACCGTCTCAAGGTTTACAAGGAATCTACCGCCAAGGTTCTCGGCAAGTACAGCAAGTCCATCATCAGCCGCATCAATGGCGATAACACTCCGGACGAAGTGTTCTGCGACACTCTCGCTGCCTACGTGAAGTTCTGCAAGGCTTCTAATAAGACCGCAAAGGCCAAAAAGCCGGCAGCAAAGAAGGCTAAGAAGTAA
- a CDS encoding amidohydrolase, with translation MAKTILQSVLFQGKKQDILISGKKFAKVGRKLSKSDYANAEIVKCDGLAIIPPFYNGHTHAAMTLLRGYADDMPLQKWLQEYIWPFEAKLTAKDIEIGSRLAVLEMIKSGTVFFSDMYWRREVTMKVVKEMGIRATIGVTIAENLDTPEHIEENFKFLQDHRFESDRVKLAVMPHSIYTVGEKIFKRCAKVAREENYILHTHLSETLKEVKDCKKQYGCSPVELLDKWGILGGNFVGAHCVHLNEYEMSLMAESESAAILNPCSNLKLGSGIPKVNALLDSGVLVGLGTDGASSNNNLDMHEEMKMISLLAKVEPKTGKAESLPAIEALEMATWNTALAYGIPAGLIADDFLADALLLDLKNERLVPNYNLVSNWVYAADSSAIHSVICNGKFVMRNHHVDGEEDIIKEARKYATKYVR, from the coding sequence ATGGCTAAAACGATTCTTCAATCTGTATTGTTCCAAGGAAAAAAACAAGATATTTTGATTTCTGGCAAAAAGTTTGCCAAGGTCGGTCGTAAACTTTCCAAGAGTGATTATGCAAATGCCGAAATCGTTAAATGCGATGGCTTGGCCATTATCCCGCCTTTTTACAACGGACACACGCATGCTGCAATGACTTTGCTGCGAGGCTATGCCGACGATATGCCGCTTCAGAAGTGGCTGCAGGAATACATTTGGCCGTTCGAGGCTAAGCTCACTGCTAAGGATATCGAAATCGGATCGCGTCTTGCCGTGCTTGAAATGATTAAGTCCGGGACGGTCTTTTTCTCGGATATGTACTGGCGTCGCGAAGTCACCATGAAGGTGGTGAAGGAAATGGGAATCCGTGCGACCATTGGTGTGACGATTGCTGAAAATCTGGATACGCCCGAACATATTGAAGAAAATTTCAAGTTTTTGCAGGATCACCGTTTTGAATCGGACCGCGTGAAGCTAGCCGTGATGCCGCATTCCATTTATACTGTTGGCGAAAAGATTTTCAAGCGCTGCGCTAAGGTGGCCCGCGAAGAAAACTATATCTTGCATACTCATTTGTCTGAAACACTCAAGGAAGTCAAGGACTGCAAAAAACAGTATGGTTGCTCTCCCGTAGAACTCCTCGACAAGTGGGGAATCTTGGGTGGAAATTTTGTGGGAGCACACTGCGTTCACTTGAATGAATATGAAATGTCATTGATGGCTGAATCGGAATCGGCTGCGATTCTGAATCCGTGTTCGAACTTGAAACTCGGTAGCGGCATTCCGAAGGTGAATGCGCTACTCGATAGCGGCGTGCTTGTAGGCCTTGGTACTGACGGCGCTTCGTCTAACAATAACCTCGACATGCACGAAGAAATGAAGATGATTTCTCTCCTTGCAAAGGTGGAACCGAAGACCGGCAAGGCCGAATCTTTGCCGGCGATAGAGGCGCTTGAAATGGCGACTTGGAATACGGCGCTTGCCTATGGAATTCCTGCGGGTCTGATTGCCGACGACTTCTTGGCAGACGCCTTGCTGCTCGATTTAAAGAATGAACGCTTGGTTCCGAACTATAACCTGGTAAGCAATTGGGTGTACGCTGCGGATTCTAGCGCCATTCATTCGGTTATCTGTAATGGTAAATTTGTGATGCGCAATCATCACGTCGATGGCGAAGAAGATATCATTAAAGAAGCGCGTAAATACGCAACTAAGTATGTCCGCTAA
- a CDS encoding ATP-dependent Clp protease ATP-binding subunit, translating to MSDINGIFSKKAKAVLQAARIAARNLGSDSVTTEHLLLGLVREDSGFAAETLRALKINLNELGENVQRSLTTNGGIMTVGDAHGALLSFTTRCKAALFNAAKIAKEEGDQYIGPEHLMLAILQQAESPAAGTLSTFGVTYENFENTLQQIKREAMNGQPSGEEGDGMDGDDRFMGQGRGGDTRQQVRSQSRSKTPILDHFGRDLTALAKQGKLDPIIGRGREIERLIQILCRRKKNNPALIGEPGVGKTAIIEGLAQKIVQKKIPELLMNKRVVTLDVAAMVAGTKYRGQFEERVKGLIMELQRVDNSVILFIDELHTIVGAGGSEGSLDASNIFKPALARGELQCIGATTIDEYRKYIEKDAALERRFQTIVVNPPNSEDSIQILEGLRPKYEQHHKVHYTPEAIRAAVTLAERYITDRFLPDKAIDVLDEAGARVRLNSIRTPQDLKEMEDELAATMQKKEEAIADQQYETAATLRDKIEDLTNRIAERREALNKEDSADFPIVDENEIRDCISKMTGIPVSRLAGEETQKLLKLGDEIKERVIGQDQAVDAVVKAIRRTRAGIRDTKRPMGSFLFLGPTGVGKTELAKVLSQSLFGSEDSMIRIDMSEYMEKHSVSRLIGAPPGYVGFEDNGGQLSEKVRKRPYCVVLLDEIEKAHPDIYNLLLQILDDGILTDSYGRKINFKNTIIIMTSNAGAREVRHSSGMGFTKMGETDDYERMETAIREEVKRVFSPEFLNRVDEQIVFRPLTKKDLSSVVDIQLTFLQKNLSERGILLEVSEAAKEFIVSHNYDSALGARPIRRSIQNLVEDEIAEGLLLGIYKDFTTISIDVENNKLKFTSEALPS from the coding sequence ATGTCTGATATCAACGGTATTTTTTCGAAGAAAGCGAAGGCTGTTTTACAGGCGGCACGCATTGCTGCCCGTAATTTAGGTAGCGATAGTGTTACGACCGAACATTTGCTGCTCGGCCTGGTACGCGAAGATTCCGGCTTTGCCGCCGAAACCTTGCGTGCGCTTAAGATCAATTTGAATGAACTTGGCGAAAATGTGCAGCGCTCGCTGACCACAAATGGTGGCATTATGACCGTGGGCGATGCCCATGGTGCGTTGCTCTCTTTTACGACTCGTTGTAAGGCTGCTCTTTTTAATGCGGCAAAGATTGCTAAAGAAGAAGGGGACCAGTATATTGGCCCCGAACACTTGATGCTTGCCATTTTGCAGCAGGCTGAATCTCCGGCTGCAGGCACTCTTTCGACCTTTGGCGTAACCTACGAAAATTTTGAAAACACCTTGCAGCAGATCAAGCGCGAGGCCATGAATGGTCAGCCCTCTGGCGAAGAAGGCGATGGCATGGACGGCGATGACCGCTTTATGGGACAGGGCCGCGGTGGCGATACCCGCCAGCAGGTGCGTAGCCAGAGTCGTTCCAAGACGCCGATTCTCGATCACTTTGGTCGCGACTTGACGGCGCTTGCCAAGCAGGGTAAGCTTGATCCGATTATCGGTCGCGGTCGCGAAATTGAACGTTTGATTCAGATTCTTTGCCGCCGCAAAAAGAATAACCCCGCCCTCATTGGTGAACCGGGCGTGGGCAAGACGGCGATTATTGAAGGCCTTGCTCAGAAGATTGTCCAGAAGAAGATTCCGGAACTCTTGATGAACAAGCGCGTAGTCACGCTTGATGTGGCTGCTATGGTGGCAGGCACTAAGTACCGTGGCCAGTTCGAAGAACGCGTGAAGGGCCTGATTATGGAACTCCAGCGCGTGGACAATTCGGTGATTCTCTTTATCGATGAATTGCATACGATTGTGGGCGCGGGCGGTTCCGAGGGTAGCCTTGATGCCAGCAATATCTTTAAGCCGGCGCTCGCCCGAGGCGAACTCCAGTGCATTGGAGCCACGACGATCGATGAATACCGCAAGTACATCGAAAAAGATGCCGCACTTGAACGCCGTTTCCAGACGATTGTCGTGAATCCGCCTAATTCCGAAGATTCTATCCAGATTTTGGAAGGGCTGCGCCCGAAGTACGAGCAACACCATAAGGTGCATTACACGCCCGAAGCCATTCGAGCTGCGGTGACGCTTGCCGAACGCTACATTACCGACCGATTCCTGCCGGACAAAGCTATCGACGTGCTTGACGAAGCCGGTGCCCGCGTGCGTTTGAATTCGATTCGTACGCCGCAAGACCTTAAGGAAATGGAAGACGAACTTGCCGCGACCATGCAAAAGAAGGAAGAGGCCATTGCCGATCAGCAGTATGAAACGGCAGCCACTCTCCGCGACAAGATTGAAGATTTGACGAACCGCATCGCTGAACGCCGCGAAGCCTTGAATAAAGAAGACTCTGCGGATTTCCCGATTGTTGATGAAAACGAAATTCGCGATTGCATCAGCAAGATGACGGGTATCCCCGTCAGTCGCCTCGCTGGTGAAGAAACGCAGAAGCTCCTGAAGCTCGGCGACGAAATCAAGGAACGCGTGATTGGCCAGGACCAGGCTGTAGACGCCGTGGTGAAAGCCATTCGCCGTACTCGCGCAGGCATTCGCGATACTAAGCGCCCCATGGGTAGCTTCTTGTTCCTCGGTCCCACAGGTGTCGGTAAGACGGAACTGGCGAAGGTTCTCAGTCAGAGCCTGTTCGGCAGCGAAGATTCCATGATCCGTATCGACATGAGCGAATACATGGAAAAGCACAGCGTGAGCCGCTTGATCGGTGCGCCTCCGGGATACGTAGGCTTCGAAGATAACGGTGGCCAGCTCAGCGAAAAGGTGCGTAAGCGCCCCTACTGCGTGGTGCTTCTCGACGAAATCGAGAAGGCTCATCCGGACATTTACAACTTGCTCTTGCAGATTTTGGACGACGGTATCCTTACGGATAGCTACGGCCGCAAAATCAACTTCAAGAATACGATAATCATCATGACGAGTAACGCAGGCGCTCGCGAAGTGCGCCACAGCAGCGGCATGGGATTCACCAAGATGGGCGAGACCGACGACTACGAACGTATGGAAACGGCTATCCGCGAAGAAGTCAAGCGAGTGTTCTCTCCGGAATTCTTGAACCGTGTGGACGAGCAGATTGTGTTCCGTCCGCTGACCAAGAAGGATCTCTCTTCTGTCGTAGACATTCAGCTGACCTTCTTGCAGAAGAACTTGTCTGAACGCGGAATCCTTCTGGAAGTTTCCGAAGCCGCCAAGGAATTCATCGTTTCGCACAACTACGATTCTGCACTCGGCGCGCGCCCGATTCGCCGCTCCATTCAGAACCTGGTCGAAGACGAAATTGCCGAAGGCCTGTTGCTTGGAATCTACAAGGACTTCACGACAATTTCGATTGATGTCGAAAACAACAAGCTCAAGTTCACATCCGAGGCGTTACCAAGCTAG